The Solanum pennellii chromosome 11, SPENNV200 genome contains a region encoding:
- the LOC107004134 gene encoding heavy metal-associated isoprenylated plant protein 7-like: MFFLQYNYKDRLIKYYNFEVTKEFENIAFENQHCIKMGEEKREEEEAQGMVLKVDLHCEGCARKVARALKGLQEIDEVTIDYEESKVVVKGKNVDPLKVCERVERKSGRKVELLSHMTKPFEENTKEEEIKKEEEKKDEPPHEITLVLNVQMHCDACAQVLQKRIRKIKGVECVTTDIEKSQIIIKGFNIDPEKLVNEVYKRSGKQASLVNNIIQEKKEEEEKEEEKEEYIIKDYNLAQKYYNNNMEYYANYSPQIFSDDNPNACFIM; the protein is encoded by the exons ATGTTTTTTCTCCAATACAATTACAaagacagactcatcaaatacTATAATTTTGAAGTTACAAAAGAGTTTGAAAACATTGCATTTGAAAATCAACATTGTATAAAGATGGGGGAG gagaaaagggaagaagaagaggCACAAGGGATGGTGCTAAAAGTTGATTTGCACTGTGAAGGTTGTGCTAGAAAAGTTGCAAGAGCCTTGAAAGGCCTTCAAG AAATAGATGAAGTGACGATCGATTACGAGGAAAGTAAGGTGGTGGTGAAAGGAAAAAATGTAGATCCACTTAAAGTGTGTGAAAGGGTGGAAAGGAAAAGTGGTAGAAAAGTTGAACTTCTTTCACATATGACAAAGCCATTTGAAGAAAATACAAAGgaagaagaaatcaagaaagaagaagagaaaaaagatgag CCTCCTCATGAAATAACACTTGTGTTGAACGTTCAAATGCATTGTGATGCTTGTGCTCAAGTTCTTCAGAAGCGAATCCGGAAAATCAAAG GTGTAGAATGTGTTACGACAGATATTGaaaaaagtcaaataattataaaaggTTTCAATATCGACCCAGAAAAGCTAGTTAATGAAGTGTATAAGAGAAGCGGAAAACAAGCTTCACTCgtaaataatattattcaagagaaaaaagaagaagaagagaaggaggaagaaaaagaagaatatattattaaggatTATAATTTAGCTCAAAagtactacaacaacaacatggaGTACTATGCTAATTATTCTCCTCAAATTTTCAGCGATGACAATCCTAATGCTTGCTTTATCAtgtaa